A genomic region of Bactrocera dorsalis isolate Fly_Bdor chromosome 3, ASM2337382v1, whole genome shotgun sequence contains the following coding sequences:
- the LOC105229983 gene encoding testis-expressed protein 9 gives MAELLSREKEFIKLNQELDQLNVTSLDQQLQQHQQQLPHQHPNCNSVGNSGSSGSAAGANTGNAIYSGTSKSTTNKTDQRYFTYTKSKGASTLLKKRLNNVTTGGGLNANGAGDGASDVLSDLPTERNHTHRTHTARKSMQQSSTSNTPSIRPDGDNVLTAHSETPKTNRTSSTLHRKQIKSPESGTRPYGRSSNCSSRIKETAFTVKYRNPKFVQSPSLEVLIRDESASMRAKASGEIDDGYSSRRSLETGRKHISPDGLIKFLKSKIAILEEDHERISQEMTQQKELLEKTLERNKKIEQQRDQAFAKHNAIAEQLSKTETQLEEVNRRMKERNIEQGGQQKELETARRELKMLSQTNTNLEKRLYRANEELENTKSALALLKNAERELKESMRVDGETKDKQIKSLKKQRADLLNAYKKQLFIIDNLKRQNICMEQSKMISFGEKEFAKVLEWNTKL, from the exons ATGGCCGAACTGCTATCGCGCGAAAAGGAATTCATTAAATTGAATCAAGAGTTGGACCAGCTAAACGTCACATCATTGGatcaacaactacaacagcatcaacaacaatTGCCGCATCAACATCCCAATTGTAATAGTGTGGGGAATAGTGGCAGTAGCGGTAGTGCCGCTGGTGCGAACACTGGGAACGCCATCTATAGCGGCACTTCCAAATCAACGACTAACAAGACTGATCAACGATATTTCACCTATACAAAGTCCAAGGGCGCAAGCACTTTGCTCAAAAAGCGTCTCAACAATGTTACGACGGGTGGTGGGTTAAATGCCAATGGCGCTGGTGATGGTGCCTCCGATGTGCTCTCGGATTTACCCACCGAACGTAACCATACACATCGTACACATACGGCACGTAAATCGATGCAACAATCATCTACCTCCAATACGCCCAGCATACGTCCGGATGGTGATAATGTTTTAACAGCACACTCAGAGACGCCGAAAACCAATCGGACGAGCAGTACATTGCATAGGAAGCAAATTAAGAGCCCGGAAAGTGGCACACGGCCGTATGGACGTTCGAGTAATTGTAGTTCAAGGATCAAAGAGACCGCTTTCACGGTTAAATATCGCAATCCGAAATTTGTACAGAGTCCCTCTTTGGAGGTGCTGATACGTGATGAGAGCGCATCGATGCGTGCGAAGGCCAGCGGGGAAATTGACGATGGTTACTCATCGCGACGTTCTCTTGAAACAGGCAGAAAGCATATTAGCCCCGATGGACTCATTAA ATTTCTCAAATCTAAAATAGCCATACTCGAAGAGGATCACGAACGCATTTCACAAGAGATGACACAACAAAAGGAGCTGCTCGAAAAGACATTGGAACGCAACAAGAAGATCGAACAGCAACGCGATCAGGCTTTTGCCAAACACAATGCAATTGCTGAACAATTGAGCAAGACTGAAACACAACTGGAGGAAGTGAATAGACGTATGAAGGAGCGCAACATCGAACAGGGTGGTCAGCAGAAGGAGCTCGAGACAGCACGTCGTGAGCTGAAAATGTTGTCTCAAACTAACACCAATCTCGAGAAGCGTTTGTATCGTGCCAATGAAGAGTTGGAGAATACGAAGAGCGCATTGGCGTTGCTAAAGAATGCCGAACGTGAACTTAAAGAGTCGATGCGTGTCGATGGCGAGACCAAGGATAAACAGATTAAAAGCTTGAAGAAGCAACGTGCTGACCTACTCAACGCTTACAAGAAACAACTATTTATTATCGACAATCTCAAGCGACAGAATATTTGTATGGAACAATCGAAGATGATTAGTTTCGGTGAAAAAGAATTCGCAAAAGTACTCGAGTGGAACACGAAGTTATAG
- the LOC105229984 gene encoding neuropeptide SIFamide — protein MRSFCTVCFVALILAVCMCSFGEAAYRKPPFNGSIFGKRNSLEYDNAKAVTAMCEIALEACQSWFPQGESK, from the exons ATGCGTTCATTCTGTACCGTATGTTTCGTAGCCTTGATCTTGGCCGTCTGCATGTGCAGCTTCGGCGAGGCGGCCTACAGGAAGCCACCATTCAATGGCAGCATCTTTGGCAAGCGCAACTCTTTGG AATATGATAATGCCAAAGCTGTGACTGCAATGTGCGAAATTGCATTGGAAGCGTGTCAATCATGGTTTCCTCAAGGCGAAAGCAAATAA